TTTGAAGATCTTTGAAGAACTTTATGtgcagaaatataattttttgttgattgagaataatttccaaaaaaatgcTGGCGTAATGGCATTAATTGCCAAAACAGTATAGCATACAATGGTGACACTACATAATTTATTCTCTTTAGCCTTTTTTCGGGAGAATATAGATAAACAATCTAAACCATATGATTGTCATGTAAGACGGAGCTTTTTGAAAAATTGTTGCTGGTCATAACACATAGTCGCAATGAATGATATTATGcgatgtattcaataaaaaataaacatcatggcttcataaatgttatgttttcaatattgtataaataatctGACCGTTAAACCTTGGTACAGTATATACGTTCCTTGTTCAAaccataataaaaatatgaagttCCCATAAAATCAAACACCTTCAGATCGTCATATGGAATTAAAATCTTAGCAAAAAAGCCGCACCCATGCacttataagatatataaatgtCTTTACTCTGACATATATATTGGAATTAACTAGATGTTCTGTATACAATATTATGTATGcttcacaatatatcaaaataaaatgatgaaCGACCCATCTCCCCCtcctttcaaaaattgtcaatatccgatgcatttgaattaagcacaaaacatttatgtaaataCACGCATGCAATCAGGGCTagcattttgaacatatattttaatggtacctaactgtcagaacatgattacgattattaAGGGTATATAAATTGTCTCTCACTGTCGCCTGGTGAGATTAATAGTTTAAGGTAAAACTTTATGATACCATATGGCCTAGgtgttgattgacttttatttttatgacctaAGATCAGTTCCTCGGATATGGATTGGTAATGAAATAGCACCTGTACCTTCTTGAATATACAGACGATCTGCTAAGTGAACATCACAGCATGAATCTGTCCATTTTGCGTGAAGGTAACATTCAAAGTCAGGTGACATATATCTAACCGTTccttttgtaattaagattaattaacATAACGGTCAAAATAGTATGTTTTAATATGTCAGTGGAATTTTCAGCTTTAGAAGAATGTAtcaaactttgtatttataaacgatataaagtagtatttggttttgaaagatacttaaattttcattgtaatgtatctatattaacaaaattgcgtagcggcacacttagattaaatgttgaagttggtcgttatctgaatactcaaagagaaaatataatttgtatatgttgcaatatgaatgttttggaagacgaatatcattttgttttatcatgtccaaCGTATAGATCTGTGCTCatagaattttatatttattctactattcttggccaaatcggcacaagttagataatttattctaaatctctgacagtaaaactatgcatttattcaaatgcagccgcttggaaaattagatcacatataatgtcataatattattgtatactctgTAACTTCTGTTCTCTGCTGCCTTTTATTTGTCATATGTtgtatatagaatgaaattcataacagtgtagctatggccattcattgactggggaaaattaggtgaacgttcgtctgtaatgcccactgctcacgacgtacttatcatagaaatttaaactgtgaggtcaccaaaggttctaaacgcctaaataaaataattaaaatactaatcaggaataacctttgtaatttgaaaataaataaaaatggccttcaacacggagtcttggctcacaccgaacagcaagctataaaggttgaatacttaaaattctttacttgattttttgttatggtttgaccatcaattttcctaatatgatatcgcacgttctttcagattttttttttacttaattggctttaaaagttacaatgcatgatgtcgtctgtttatgtagttcatatgtgtttttcgtttctcgttggttttcccgtttgaatggttttacactagtagttttggggccctctataacttgctgttcggtgtgagccaaggctccgtgttgcaggtcgtaccttgacctataatggtttacttttatgaattattacttgggaggagagttgtctcattggcactcataccacatcttcctatatctttctatatctatacattttttttttcaacaaaagaatacatcacaagaatataagttttgtaagaaacgtgagaaattgtgttggacttgaagataaggcaaagtgacaaatatctgaaagaatgaatcgttttatggtattaaacaaagaaatcaaatgattttttaattatccagaactcttcacaaacaaaacccacatgtatacgcattgaataaatagtaggccattcttaaatgatcacaccgtagaagtagttgtgctcttaatcaatgagatattttgtgaattaaccccatcaacttaatagtttttttttacaatggataaacctatttttttttattattattaaataatatcatctctgaacattattattcttatagaatcatattcaaaacagtgtagctgtggccattgattgacaaccttaaattatcccattgactggggcagattatgtgaacgtttgtctgtaacaaccgctgctcactatgtacttgttaaaggcacttaaactgtggggtcacaaaaggttctcaacacctaaataaagaaattagaaaaactaatcaggaataacacgatgttttgatttatatcaataatataaatcaaaacataaagttattcctgattaatttttcgaactattttaatattaaaggcgttaagaacctttggtgaccccacagtttaaattctataataagtaagtagtgagcagttgtcgttgcagacacacgttcacctaatctgccccAGTGAATTGGATactttaaggttgtcaatcaatggccacagctacactgttttgaatatgattctattttcgtttgccatagcatgtgAAAATAAATTATGCGTATGACTACAGTAATAACGATACCGATCTGGTAaatcaataaactgataatgccccCAGTTTATCAAATCTCGTATCTAATTAGTCGATAACGCAAAATCACGATCGATCTTGCACATGCGCATTGCTTCCCTGAactaaactggtccgccgttctatctatagcttcgcaccgaagtgtcagtgtagcgataagtgaacacaacaggggtccagtttatccctgaactagagtatttatctataacatacaaagtacatgtatatttttgttaacaaatttaattttcataaaatgccgTATGTGTTGTTCATGTTTAGCATTACGCGGGACCGATGACAAAAAGCTGTACACGTTGAGAAAAACTCCACCTGTAGTGTCATCGACCACGTGGTTGTAAATTAAcagatcatagataccaggatccaaattttgtatgccagacgcgcgtttcgcgtgaatcaacaaaattaaaaaggccaaataaagtactaagttgaagagcattttttttcatttttttttcttttcaaaatcacATCATTTACTCTTAAAGAAGCTAAAggagaaataaaattgagaaaattaaaattatatgcaatgaaattgTACAGATGTTCAAATATGGAAAGTTCATTCAGAATATATAAATCAAGAAATAAATCAAGGAAGTGTCCACAATGGGGAAAGTCCTGGTCTGTCGAGATGTCATGATACTcacaaataaatagaaaataaaagaaaacacattTCTTTATAGCTAAATAATAGAGGTCATGAAAACTCGTCTCTTGTGAGTTGATACACAGGTGCAATAAATCGATTAAACAATTTGAGATGGTGACTGAAACCTATTTTAGCCAGAGATTTATGTAGGCGTAGAAGCAGAATCACACAAATGTATATTGTCGCGAAGAAATAAGCCAATTTATCTATGACCAAACGTAATCTGTTCATTTGAAATACACATGCAAACTTATTATTTGGCTTTTTGGGCCATATCGCTCTTCATGTATTCGAGTATTAATTTCTGTTGCTTTAAAATACCAGGCATAGATTATACCTTAGCCGtatatggcacaacttttagcaattttggatcctcaatgctcatcaacttcgtatttgtttggctttataacttttttttatatgagcgtcattgatgagtcttatgtagacgaaacgcgcgtctggcgtactaacttataatcctgatacctttgataactattgatcaTTCCCAGTGAATGTAAATCCCATAAAGCGCACAACGTTTACAAATATCTTTTAGTATAAAATtcgtaaaaacaaaatatatttgcgAAGTAGGGTAAAAAGTAAATTAAGGCTACGCGCGTTTATCGTAGTTCAAAGCAAATCGAAGTATtacatttgtaaacaaaaacTAAGGGAATCGCTTCAACTTCGAAaaatatcatgtatgtactagtAATACACATTCAGTTAAAATGTCACAATCGGGATAAGGATACACGTGTAAAATTTCTGACGTCTTTTCTGGCATCTTTAAATTGAAGACCGTCAAAACATTTTCGCCTCCGATTTAAGAGACATGCACATGGTTTTGGTCAAACAATTCGTGATTACGACCGTAAAAGTTATGTTGTGTTGATTTCAGTCGTTCTTCTGATACCTATGTTTGAACAGTTTTTGTGTAAGGGGCAATCCTCTGTTAAATTTATGTACTAGTAGTCTGTTAATGCTAGACATAAACGAGCGTAACATATCACTATTTGTGATATGAAAACGCTATACAATTGGGGAGATGAAGTGGGATGATGAAAATAGGAAGGTCAAAATCATCCCGTTTCTAAAGATCCTTTATATAGTTTTAAGTCTtccatctgtaaaaaaaatatcgagCGGATATCATAGAAATCATCATAAAAATATCTGGAAAACCCCTCATCATATATACAGTGCTTGTCATTTTGTAAGCCGGACGTTTGACGTTTGAACAGTGATATACTACTGTGGCTCTCAGGTAAGACAAATCTAAAGGCCAAGTTGAAGTGGATTAAGAACCCCAAAATCCCGAAACATTTTGTCTAATACAGATatagctaaggttatctattcatGGGGAATTTTTTCGCCGACTTCACTTCCGTTAAGACCCAGTCCCACCAGatcacgatcgcaccacgctcaccgcgatctaaaataaattcagatcgtggtgaggtcgcgatatgagcggcatgaaaatggaaattttcgttgctttcacgatgctactacgtccttattacgcttctGCAACGATCACGCCACGATTATACCACgtttattctgcgacctcactacgattaAGCGGCATGAAAATggaaattttcgttgctttcacgatgctactacgtcctttTTACGCTTCTGCAACGATCACGCCACGATTATACCACgtttattctgcgacctcactacgattatcATGATCTTTCCACGCTAATCACGTcttcactacgaccataccacgaatTATCAGACTGCAACACGATCTTATCaagcttctactgcgattatagcacgctcTAACCACGACCATACCACGTTCATATATAGTGCGATCTTACAACGCTCCCAGTAATATatcgtcaacatcgtgttccatataaatactttatcattccttctatttctcatTGATGCGTAGAGTTTCTCGGAAACAACGCAGTCATGCAACTAACATCTACCAGATCTCATGGCGGCGTAGTGGTAGGGGTAGAAGCAGAGGGAGATCTGttatagtaacgaatcctgatccagtAGAGATGTCTGGTCAACCAATCCAACCACAACTTATTCctggtccatcaagctcaaatgaAGATGTTTGAGTGAACGATAGCAGGGATGACACAGATGTTtcaagcatggttgagccgttgaAGAAAAAGGACAAGAAGTCCAAATtacatacatacaaacaaaaCCTAGAAAGCTTTTATGTATTTCATGTGAAAATGATAATACgcatgatggtcgtagtaagaagagcgtgatgaggacggcatgggcgtgttagaatcgtactatggtcttgaacagcgtggtgtaaacgtggtatagtcgtagttgAAGCGTAgatgggtcgcggtgagaacgtggtggtcgctgtgagatcgtatcGAAATATCTCCGAATaaaatcacgctttcgctacgctctcgctacaatggtacagcgacctttgcgatcttatcACGACCTTACTGCGCTCTCACTACACTTccactacgacctgatttcgccacgaccgcaccacgattgttttgaacatgttcaaagttgaccacgctcatcacgaccgtactacgaccttactgcgatctgcacgatcgcactacgatcgtcaaaaatttcatttttttcacagatcgtagtgcgatcgtggcctagtgggactgcggtattactCGTcagtttttaattcaatttgtttGAATTGTACAGTTAccaaattatatatattgaaaagagACCTTGGATGATAAATGGACATTAGTGTTGAGTGACAAATAAAACTCAGCTAGTTTCTTCAAGCACCTGCAACTCGTGACTTAccaatatctatttttttttttacaaaaggatCGACTGTTTATATAATAACACACAACAAATCTATTGAAGCTGTCTACCTTAACACAATCACGAATTAATTAAAATAgtacttaattgttttattttccaaTACATTAGGTTTCGCTTAGTCTAcatggatgttttttttttattttaaagatagtCGATCGTTTCTAATTGTAACTAACTATGCTCCCCCTCTAACCCGGTAACTGCTGATAGATAATTCTTTTGTATCTAATTTAACTTTATAAAGAAAAGGATACCATAAAACAGGTAAGGTTCTTCGTGTCTTAAAAATAACAATGAGGATCGGCTGAGAatcaaactttacaaaaaaaagagatCACTCAATTTTCCTATTATGAGCTGCCAATGTATGTGAGCTGCCAATGTTTGTACTGCAACAACTATACAACCCCTTTATATTGAGATCTGTTCCAGTTGTTATAGGCAAAACTACGTCTTCTTTTACTTGATTGTGACATTATAAAATATCACTTTTCTTCTTCATTGCACATGTCACCAGCAACGAGATATGTGACAAAAGTGGACCAGGGACAGTTAATATGCCCGGGTCTGTCATGTTTAGTCCTGGTTTTTGGTGGGAAGTTTTCTTGTACATTCacggttttgttttttgtaatacTAAGGTGCGGTCAGATGCTTTAAAGGAGGCATACCTCTGAACAAACATAGTCAAAAAGATacagcaacaataccgaactcttaaAGTAAATTCAAATGGGGAAAGTTCATAAAAACTAACATTATTATATATGAAAGAAatacgaaatataccaaagggaaatTCAAGAGACTTTATCACAAATGGAACCCATTGAAAACAAAAGTCATTTTCCTAACTTGATATGCATTGTGTCGTGAGCGTTTATTTGAGCATACATTTCGTCTAGCTTTAATTTAGCCATGGTTTTGTCTGCTCTTTTTTGGCTGCTGATTTTAATAGTACCTTTATAATTCTCCGTTAAGAAATtgataacttatttttaaaaataaggtTCCAACTCCTTTAGGCAAAGTTGAcctaaaaatagatatatttgGTTGATTCCCCTGGTGCCTTTTGGGTCATATATCTCTTACtgtgtttatattataatataCATCCGTGGTTTTAATTTTTAGTATGGGTGTTACTGATGAAGGTTTATCTAGAACTGTTCTTCAGACGCATAGcgttatttttcatttgattactTCCCATTTCTTAAAAGCCAAAAGATTAGAAAGTCAGTTCTAAATTTAAAATGGTTGATTTTCGGATCTTGGGTATCCCTTTTTTTAGCCTATTATCGTTGATGAGTTTTTACCACCACTAGATCAATGAAATGggttgattgatttattgttggttaTTTAACGCCACTTTTGGGCTTTATCATGGCAGTCAGTTTGTATGGGTTgaggaaaaagtaaaatcgtaaaaatactgaactccgaggaaattcaaaacggaaagtctccaatcaaatggaaaaaaaacaaaagctcaaacacatcaaacgaattgaaaacaactgtcataatcctgacttggtacaggcattttctaacgTAAACAATGGAGGATtttacctggttttatagctagctaaacctctcatttttaTAACATTCGcataaaatccattatattgacaacgatgagtgaacaaaacaaacagacataatatgttaatgtcaaaaataggatTACAAAAATATTTCCCTGTATAATAGAAGCCTTAACTTAACTATAAAAGCCAATGGGGAAAAGAGATTAAAAGCTACTTTTGGGTCAAATGCCTCATAGAAGTGCTAAGCCGGCTGCTATCAAATAATGGTTCTCAACAGTACTCTTATATCAGTGACTGTATTTCGGAATATATTTCATACAGCAATGTCATATGGAGTACAATACCACAATTTCATGTAATGGCTAGAAAAAAATGTACACAGTTCAAATACAAAAGCACTTATCAAATACCACTTTTAATGTTCTTGGCAAAGCAGGCATAATGCATAATGATATGATGAACTTTTATTAACAATCAAATAACGTAAAAATATTCAATTGTTCCTAAAACATTATTTGCAGCATCTGCTTAGTCAAGCTTGTCCCAAACATACTTTAAATAATACTGTATCAGTCTTATTTTTTACGACTTCATAATGTTACTATCTGTTAGAATTATTTATCTCCGTCCGACAATTTGGCCAGGCTGTGTTCCAGATCCAGAAGCAGTCGGTTTAACAGCAGGTGGTGGTAAACAGTAGCTATCATCGATACGGATTCCTAAGTAAAATAAAGATGTactgagaataaataaaacaatttatatgaTCAGTATATTGAAATCATTTAGATACCAGGCTTTTAATTGAATAcgacagacgtgcgtttcgtctacataagactcatcagtgactctcagatcaaaatagttagaaagacaaacaagttcaaagttgaagagcattgatgacccaaaattccaaaaagttgtaccaaatacgacaAAGGTtgtctatgcctgggataagaaaatccttagtatttcgaataaatcatacttttgcaaatagtaattttgaaaaatgaccatatgatattcatgtcaacaccgaagtgctgaatactaggctggtgatactctcggggacgaaacgtccaccagcagtggcatcgacccagtggtgtaaatagttatctcAGTTTCAGTTTTACCTCGATTTGTATCTTCTTGGTATCTATAACATTTGAACATTTGTAAACTACTGTTTCATGTAACGTTATGCGAATAGTATATCGATAAACCATTGttgcctttttatgttttttttttttgtttcttatacatcccgtcattgtgttattgtgctatggtaaatatTTGCATTCTtgattttcatttttgcttatgtgattTGCCttcttgtgtttctttgttacatattagtttgtttttatagtgattaagatcataacacaatgttgactgatgtacctcaatttttgacatttttacctattatgtttgtttattttgttcacacatcgatgtcaatataatggaattttttgCGACTTTCattcatacaagtgaaaggtccACAAATtcatacataagaaaatacctgtactcgtcaggaatatgacagttgttatcccttcgtttgatatgtttgcgcttttgattttgccatttgattacggatttTCCGTGTTGAATTTATCTtatagagttcggtatttttgttattttacttttttatctaACGTAATCAGATAACAACATCGGTAAATTATTGTTGCATATATagttatgagatttgaacattgGTAAATTATTGTTCCATGTAACGTTATAAGATTTGAACATTGGTGGTAAATTATTGTTGCATGTAACGTTATAAGATTTGAACATTGGTGGTAAATTATTGTTGCATGTAACGTTATGAGATTTGAACACTGGTAAACTATTGTTGCATGTAACGTTATGAGATTTGAACACTGGTAAACTATTGTTGCATGTAACGTTATGAGATTTGAACACTGGTAAACTATTGTTCCATGTAAcgttatgagatttgaacattgGTAAATTATTGTTCCATGTAACATTTTGTtattgaacatcggtaaactattgTTGCATGTAAAATTTCTGTAAGCTTGTACCTCCttaatcaaaataaaagaaatagtgcaatttttcttttgataatgttttacttttttcctctgaatttacatgtatgtttatgaTGACAATAAGTTGTTCTTGTTTTGCTATTGTCTTTATATCTATGTAATATTTGACTTTCagaaaacaatttctttcctaTCGCTTGTGTGATTTATGTTACGTTAATACTCTGTAAGCATAACAATATTCCTGCAATAACCTATGAGACtatcgttatatatatatgtgtaataaCCTTCGAAAGTATCATACTTAATGCTCATGCAaaaatctatgaaagaatttgcaaaataaattttaCCTCCATATTTTTGGTTTATAGTTTTACACCACACTGTATAGTTCCCGGATTTGTAAAATGATTGAAATGCTGGGTTCCACCAACCAGGAAGTTCATTATCCTTACGAACCATCATTCCAAGTCCACTCGTAGTGCAGTCATAACGGGCAGGCAATACATCATATCCAGGTATTAAGGTTCGGGGAGAAAATAAAGCGTCAGCCTAGAATTAGTGCACATGCGTGGTGAATCAtgtgagaggttcagctagctataaaaccagatttaatccactattttcaaaCATAAGAAAACatctgtaccaattcaggaatatgacagatggatgtgtttgaacttttagttgttttcttttgataatggactttccgttttgaaattgtCTTAGTAGTccggtattatttttttttaactttctacTGAAATTGTGAATCGTacctttgtatatattttttagatatgACAATACATATAACTAGTATGTATGTTGGTTTGAAAGAATACAAATGAATTGTAAAGAATCTTCCTTAACCAAACAAATGACGACAGGTAATGGCAAATAATTCCATGAGTTGTCTGGCTTATGTGAAAATTTAAAGAGGTATTTGTTCTTATTTGTACAAATATCTTTACCGATCCATTATTTAGTAAGTCTTTAACTTTGTTCAAATCAGCAGCTACTATTATTCCTTTAGGGACTTTGTTCAACCGCTTTAAACAGGGACTACTAGTAAATAATCCATTTAACGTAGCTGAAAGTAAAGATAAAAATAAACGTAATCAGTCATTCAAGACATAtattttcatggtcccaaaataaGTCTACCCTTGCAGAAAAAACCCTGAGTATTCCGACACCttgcttaatatttttttctggtccCAAGTGTGTCTGGTAACCccgatcatttaaaaaaaattattcctattattttaaagaaaaaaaacggCTGTTCAGTGATTTGTGGCAGAAGTTTTACCGTTTCCAATTAATTATagatttctctttatttttttttatttctgtaaaaGCGCAGTAAAAAAAGAGGGaccgaaagataccaaagggacaatcaaactcataaatcgaaaataaactgacaacgccatggctaaaaatgaaaaaagacaaacaaacaaacaatagtacacatgacacaacatagaaaactaaagaataagcaacatgaaccccaccaaaagctaggggtgatctcaggtgctccggacgggtaagcagatcctgctccccatatggcacccgtcgtgttgcttatgtgataacaaatccggtaaatagtctaattcggtaggtcacattcatgaaaggcaAGGGctttgtagttacgacgtaaggaacatatccgatatcatttgtgaaacggttattccataacagtcaaccaaatcgtgatggcgtccgtaaaatttacgaagggatgatttcaacttcaccatttggaactcttggtttaatagcttctttgtgagcagcaaccctctatcaagaaaatcatgataggaaatgcaagcacgggaatatcgtatcaattgggagatatataccccgtatgcaggtgctgctggaatgttgctacttagaaatgaaaagttcacaattggaaaactgaaatcatctcttttgtcgtaaagttttgttttcaaccgaccctcattgtcaatttctagatgtaagtcaagataaaaACTTGCATAAGACTTCATTGATCATCTGGTGTGTTGAAATATGATGATCTAGACATTTCCCAACCAGCACAAAAACCATTGCCAAACTTGGAGCGATTGTCTATGtaggatatatatatacaaagcacgACAGGTCATAAATTGGACGTTAAATCCGATTCCACGTatagggaaagtaaatgtgtatTGCAAGTGTGTTTGCATGATATAAACCAATTCCTGCTGATTTGAATTTAACGGCCTTTCAGGTCTGAAGCtttatgaaaaatattgtttatagtGGATTTTTGTTCTACGATCTCTTCAACTAAAAGTATGACACAGAAAGCACATGTAAAAACCGAACCGTGGGTAAATGATTTTTTAAGTCTTTTTCATACGTATATGTCGTGGAATCAAGGCTGTAATAATGAATTTTAGCATATATGCTATATTAATTATAGCATatgttaaattcaaatattatgaCCTTGATTCCGCGCCAATATTTATAAACATGCTGTTAGTTCAGCATATGCTTAATTGAATTATGGGTATGCTAAAATAAATTTACCATATGCATAAAATGAATTCACCATATGCTTAAATGAATTTACCATATGCTGAAATGTAATTTAGCCTATATGTTTAAATGAATCAAGCATACCAAGCATATACTAAAACCAATAATTATGACCTTGATTCCGCATCATATACTTAACATGTTAATTTAACTTACTGATAACACTCTCTGAAACATTGTCTGGATTAAAATTACGAGGATTTCCTTTTAAAACAGTAAAAGTAGCAACGGCATTCGCATAGGCATCTGTGAATGCCATTGAGTTCAATCTCTCGGGGATGGACACATAACCAACACAAGCATCATACCATTTACTCATAATACCTGTAATAttaaagggtaaaaaaaaaacacataacctTCTCAAGCATCATAAAATTTCCCCATAACACTTGTACTATT
The window above is part of the Mytilus galloprovincialis chromosome 4, xbMytGall1.hap1.1, whole genome shotgun sequence genome. Proteins encoded here:
- the LOC143073001 gene encoding putative histidine-binding protein, with the translated sequence MLERLTCSLKMYHGFLTSTIILQSVFIFCKSEKTWMFSVGGNRKPANFIDTDGYLKGADVDLIKSVCEIANKRCEITVQPFEECVRTVRDRIYPGIGIMSKWYDACVGYVSIPERLNSMAFTDAYANAVATFTVLKGNPRNFNPDNVSESVITTLNGLFTSSPCLKRLNKVPKGIIVAADLNKVKDLLNNGSADALFSPRTLIPGYDVLPARYDCTTSGLGMMVRKDNELPGWWNPAFQSFYKSGNYTVWCKTINQKYGGIRIDDSYCLPPPAVKPTASGSGTQPGQIVGRR